In Rosa chinensis cultivar Old Blush chromosome 1, RchiOBHm-V2, whole genome shotgun sequence, a genomic segment contains:
- the LOC112167219 gene encoding NAC domain-containing protein 96-like, which produces MDNGGPDDHLLPGQRFVPMEDELLLCYLKPMVHGKQVPGRDLVVFDCDLYGDQEPWEIWETYKSRRANDLRKNKDLYFFAQQKKKTPKDSRVGRTVGRGGTWKEESGKKVISPETNRVIGYKKTFGYKNQGSPHEGCWIMHEFELDPSQLIHKKQETNYVLCVLRKKKEPEINKRKRLEQKPGYNSVLDDGTNLISKQPKQESLVSSTSIAPPPPIGLGAEQGEREQCLQPPYINNPNAQTVPLPYTFPSEENWGAQQFAAEEQYWRQQFVVPSGVDQNRNFSEWEEKLWQQMVADLGTTPHPQ; this is translated from the coding sequence ATGGACAACGGTGGCCCTGACGATCATCTGCTACCGGGACAAAGATTTGTCCCAATGGAAGACGAACTGCTTCTCTGCTACTTGAAGCCCATGGTGCATGGAAAGCAAGTACCCGGCAGAGACCTCGTGGTGTTTGACTGTGACCTATACGGTGACCAAGAACCATGGGAGATATGGGAAACATATAAATCCAGAAGAGCAAACGACTTGAGGAAAAACAAAGACCTCTACTTCTTCGctcagcagaagaagaagactccAAAAGACTCGCGGGTAGGCCGAACAGTCGGAAGGGGTGGCACTTGGAAAGAAGAGTCCGGCAAGAAAGTAATTTCTCCGGAGACTAATCGAGTGATTGGCTACAAGAAAACATTCGGTTACAAAAACCAAGGATCCCCGCATGAAGGCTGTTGGATCATGCATGAGTTTGAACTTGATCCATCCCAACTCATACAcaagaaacaagaaacaaattATGTTCTTTGTGTACTTCGAAAGAAAAAGGAACCcgaaataaacaaaagaaaaaggctAGAACAGAAGCCCGGATACAATTCTGTCCTGGATGATGGAACTAACCTTATTAGCAAGCAACCGAAGCAAGAAAGTCTTGTGTCATCCACTTCCATTGCACCACCTCCGCCAATAGGGTTAGGTGCAGAACAAGGTGAACGGGAGCAGTGCTTGCAACCTCCATACATTAATAACCCTAATGCACAAACAGTACCATTGCCATATACCTTTCCTAGTGAAGAAAATTGGGGAGCGCAACAATTTGCAGCTGAAGAGCAATATTGGCGGCAGCAATTTGTCGTTCCATCTGGAGTTGATCAAAATAGGAATTTCTCTGAGTGGGAAGAAAAACTGTGGCAGCAGATGGTAGCTGACCTTGGCACCACACCTCACCCTCAATGA